A window from Marinagarivorans cellulosilyticus encodes these proteins:
- the rpmI gene encoding 50S ribosomal protein L35, producing MSKAKVHSGAAKRFKKTAAGYKHKHANKSHILTKMTTKRKRQLRGTSVLNAADAPLVDRMFRSC from the coding sequence ATGTCAAAAGCTAAAGTACACAGTGGCGCTGCCAAGCGCTTCAAAAAGACGGCTGCTGGTTACAAACACAAGCACGCTAACAAAAGCCACATCCTTACAAAAATGACTACAAAGCGTAAGCGTCAGTTGCGCGGTACTAGCGTACTGAATGCTGCAGATGCTCCATTAGTAGATCGTATGTTTAGGTCTTGCTAA
- the infC gene encoding translation initiation factor IF-3, with product MNNRAGNGKSRQKKAAINDQIEASEVRLVGADGEQVGVVSLEEALEAAKAATLDLVAIAPDAEPVVCKIMDYGKHLFELKKQKAAAKKKQKQQQIKEMKFRPGTEDGDYQVKLRNLTRFLEQGDKAKVSLRYRGRELAHQELGMEMMHRIAKDLDEIGTVEQHAKMEGRQLIMVIAPKKKK from the coding sequence ATTAACAATCGCGCAGGCAACGGAAAAAGTCGTCAAAAGAAAGCTGCTATCAACGATCAGATTGAAGCATCAGAAGTAAGATTGGTTGGGGCGGACGGCGAACAGGTAGGTGTCGTTTCTCTAGAAGAAGCACTTGAAGCCGCAAAAGCCGCCACACTTGACCTTGTGGCAATTGCTCCAGACGCAGAGCCCGTTGTGTGCAAGATCATGGATTATGGTAAGCACCTCTTCGAATTGAAGAAACAAAAAGCGGCTGCGAAGAAAAAGCAGAAGCAGCAACAGATTAAAGAAATGAAGTTCCGTCCAGGAACAGAGGATGGCGACTACCAAGTGAAGTTGCGCAACCTTACTCGTTTCTTAGAGCAGGGGGATAAAGCCAAGGTATCTTTACGTTACCGTGGCCGAGAGCTCGCCCACCAAGAATTAGGTATGGAAATGATGCATCGCATCGCCAAAGACTTGGATGAAATAGGCACCGTAGAGCAGCACGCTAAAATGGAAGGGCGTCAGTTGATTATGGTTATTGCCCCCAAAAAGAAAAAGTAA
- the thrS gene encoding threonine--tRNA ligase, whose amino-acid sequence MPAITLPDGSVRQFDHPVSTLDVAADIGPGLAKATIAGNVNGQRVDACDLITEDAELTIYTARDADGLEIIRHSCAHLLGHAIKQLWPDVKMAIGPTIENGFYYDIDLEHMLTDEDVLKLEARMLELAKTGYAVEKKVVSWQKARDTFEDRGEPYKLEILDRDIPQDAQPGLYHHEEYVDMCRGPHVPHMGFCHHFKLTRVSGAYWRGDSDNKMLQRVYGTAFGDKKALKAHMKLMEEAAKRDHRKIGKKMDLFHLQEEAPGMVFWHPRGWAIYSELEKYMREVQRLNGYQEIKTPQIVDRTLWEKSGHWDKFRDGMFTVESEGRDLAVKPMNCPCHVQVFNQGLKSYRDLPLRLAEFGSCHRNEASGSLQGIMRVRGFVQDDAHIFCAEEAIQDEVATFTDLLYKVYADFGFTDVIIRLSTRPEQRVGSDEVWDKAEKALADALDAKGLAFEYLPGEGAFYGPKIEFSLKDCIGRVWQCGTIQVDFSMPGRLSAQYVAEDGSRQVPVMLHRAILGSFERFIGILIENYEGAFPPWLAPEQVVIMNITDRQAEYATNIEKTLQNKGYRAIADLRNEKIGFKIREHTISRIPYLLVVGDQEVTDGTVAVRSWQGEDLGTLSLAAFEQTLAAAVARRGRIEEVSDS is encoded by the coding sequence ATGCCTGCGATTACGCTTCCAGACGGCTCCGTTCGTCAATTTGATCACCCTGTTTCTACGCTTGATGTTGCTGCCGATATTGGCCCTGGTTTGGCGAAAGCTACCATTGCTGGCAATGTAAATGGTCAGCGTGTTGATGCCTGCGATTTGATCACCGAAGATGCTGAATTAACCATTTATACGGCGCGCGATGCCGATGGCTTGGAAATTATTCGCCACTCGTGCGCGCACTTGTTAGGCCATGCTATTAAGCAGTTGTGGCCTGATGTGAAAATGGCTATTGGGCCAACCATCGAAAACGGCTTTTATTACGACATCGATTTGGAGCACATGCTGACCGATGAGGATGTTCTTAAGTTAGAAGCGCGCATGCTCGAGTTAGCTAAAACCGGTTATGCCGTTGAGAAGAAAGTTGTTAGCTGGCAAAAGGCTCGTGATACCTTTGAGGATCGTGGTGAGCCATACAAACTGGAAATTCTGGACCGCGATATTCCGCAGGATGCCCAGCCAGGCCTATACCACCACGAAGAATATGTGGATATGTGTCGTGGCCCACATGTGCCGCACATGGGCTTTTGTCATCACTTTAAGTTAACGCGCGTATCGGGCGCCTATTGGCGTGGCGACTCAGATAACAAAATGTTACAGCGTGTATATGGCACGGCGTTTGGTGATAAAAAAGCGCTAAAAGCCCATATGAAGCTGATGGAAGAGGCCGCCAAGCGTGACCACCGAAAAATCGGGAAAAAAATGGACTTGTTCCATTTGCAAGAAGAAGCGCCGGGCATGGTTTTTTGGCACCCGCGCGGCTGGGCTATTTATAGCGAGCTAGAAAAGTACATGCGCGAAGTACAGCGCTTGAATGGCTATCAAGAAATCAAAACCCCGCAAATTGTCGATCGCACCTTGTGGGAAAAGTCTGGCCATTGGGATAAATTCCGCGATGGCATGTTCACCGTTGAGTCGGAAGGTCGTGATTTGGCGGTTAAGCCGATGAACTGCCCATGCCACGTGCAGGTGTTTAACCAGGGCTTAAAAAGCTACCGCGACCTGCCCTTGCGTTTGGCTGAGTTTGGCTCTTGTCACCGCAACGAAGCCTCGGGCTCTTTGCAGGGGATTATGCGGGTACGTGGCTTTGTTCAGGATGATGCCCATATCTTCTGCGCTGAAGAGGCTATCCAGGACGAAGTGGCAACATTTACCGACTTGCTCTATAAAGTGTATGCCGACTTTGGTTTCACTGACGTTATCATTCGTTTGTCTACGCGCCCAGAGCAGCGTGTAGGTAGTGATGAGGTATGGGATAAAGCCGAAAAGGCATTGGCTGATGCTTTGGATGCCAAAGGCTTAGCTTTTGAGTACTTGCCGGGTGAAGGCGCATTTTATGGCCCTAAAATTGAGTTTTCTTTGAAAGATTGCATTGGCCGAGTATGGCAGTGCGGTACGATTCAGGTGGATTTCTCGATGCCGGGGCGCTTGAGTGCGCAGTATGTGGCGGAGGATGGTTCTCGCCAAGTACCTGTCATGTTACACCGTGCAATACTGGGTTCGTTTGAGCGTTTTATCGGTATTTTGATCGAAAACTACGAGGGTGCTTTCCCTCCGTGGTTGGCGCCAGAGCAGGTCGTAATCATGAATATTACTGATCGACAGGCCGAATATGCGACAAATATTGAAAAAACGTTGCAAAACAAGGGTTATCGTGCGATTGCTGACTTGAGAAATGAAAAGATCGGCTTTAAAATCCGCGAGCACACAATTTCGCGCATTCCTTATCTTTTGGTCGTTGGTGATCAAGAGGTAACCGACGGTACCGTCGCAGTGCGATCATGGCAAGGTGAAGATCTTGGTACGCTGTCTTTAGCTGCGTTTGAACAAACTCTCGCAGCAGCAGTGGCCCGAAGAGGGCGTATTGAAGAAGTATCAGATTCTTAA
- a CDS encoding S-methyl-5'-thioinosine phosphorylase: protein MTDANSPSSLSPSAPYSNSEGITAVIGGSGFYHLNNLADVEMLTLNTPYGNVAGLQKGQVAGKPVIFMMRHGDGHKVPPHKINYRANIWALKSLGVDRIIAVNAVGGIGDDCGPGAIVIPNQIIDYSYGREHTFADVLTDEINHVEFAEPYSPDLIQLLLQAAKSIALPVLGEGCYACTQGPRLETAAEIARLKRDGNTLVGMTAMPEAALARELGIAYGSVCIVANWGAGLSEQAITLADIHAILAQAADKVQGLVGEALG from the coding sequence GTGACTGACGCAAACTCCCCCAGCTCTCTAAGTCCCTCAGCCCCATACTCTAACTCTGAAGGCATTACCGCCGTTATTGGCGGCTCTGGCTTTTATCATCTGAATAATTTAGCAGATGTGGAAATGCTTACCCTTAACACGCCCTACGGCAATGTAGCCGGCTTACAAAAAGGACAGGTTGCTGGCAAGCCCGTTATTTTTATGATGCGCCACGGCGATGGGCATAAAGTGCCGCCACATAAAATTAATTACCGTGCGAATATTTGGGCGCTTAAATCATTAGGTGTTGACCGTATTATTGCCGTTAACGCTGTTGGTGGTATTGGCGATGATTGTGGCCCCGGTGCGATTGTTATTCCCAATCAAATTATCGATTACAGCTATGGTCGCGAACACACATTTGCCGATGTGCTCACCGACGAGATTAACCATGTCGAATTTGCCGAGCCTTACAGCCCTGATCTTATTCAACTATTACTACAGGCCGCCAAGTCCATTGCTTTACCCGTACTTGGTGAGGGTTGTTATGCCTGTACGCAAGGCCCAAGGCTAGAAACAGCAGCTGAAATTGCCCGATTAAAACGCGATGGCAATACCCTTGTGGGAATGACAGCCATGCCCGAGGCCGCATTAGCCCGCGAGTTAGGTATTGCTTACGGCTCTGTATGTATTGTGGCCAACTGGGGGGCAGGGTTGAGCGAGCAAGCCATTACGCTTGCGGATATTCACGCGATATTGGCCCAGGCGGCGGATAAAGTGCAGGGGTTGGTGGGGGAGGCTTTGGGGTAG
- a CDS encoding response regulator, producing MKKVLIVEDSSMVMRVIKHVVKQTSLFQPLYAETLAEAKAVIAEHGSDIFAAMVDLSLPDAPNGEIVDYTLSLKIPTIVLTGSFDSARRESLLAKGIVDYVTKEGRFSYLYACNLVHRLIKNESVQVLVVDDSLTSRKIIVGMMKLHRYQVLEAKDGVEAIKVLLDNPSIKMLITDYNMPRMDGFELVQNLRVKYVKSELVIVGISSEGDGHLTARFIKAGANDFIKKPFNHEEFFCRITHNVEQVEMIEQIRDAARRDYYTGVYNRYYFFEKGLQDWLAAQEKNTPAALAVIDLDNFKYVNETFGNEAGDAVMQQVAQRLDHTLDRFLVARADGQEFYVLLVGLSNEKACALIERMGQLISSEPAVWDGHKIAVRFSAGVASRVEKTGEDGFDELVNNAYQCLHRAKDAGGDMIIGDEDPADEE from the coding sequence ATGAAGAAAGTATTGATCGTAGAAGATAGCAGCATGGTTATGCGCGTTATCAAACATGTGGTCAAACAAACATCGCTATTCCAGCCGTTGTATGCCGAAACCTTAGCAGAGGCTAAAGCGGTGATAGCTGAGCATGGCAGCGACATTTTCGCCGCCATGGTGGACTTATCCCTTCCTGACGCTCCTAACGGCGAAATTGTCGATTACACACTCTCCCTTAAAATTCCTACCATCGTACTGACCGGCTCCTTCGATTCCGCCCGCCGAGAATCCCTGTTAGCGAAAGGCATTGTGGATTACGTGACCAAAGAGGGGCGCTTTTCTTATTTATACGCTTGCAACCTTGTACACCGCTTAATTAAAAACGAGAGCGTTCAGGTTCTGGTGGTAGACGATTCGCTGACTAGTCGCAAAATTATTGTGGGCATGATGAAGCTGCATCGCTATCAAGTACTAGAGGCAAAAGATGGAGTCGAGGCTATTAAAGTATTGCTCGACAACCCAAGCATTAAAATGCTGATAACCGATTACAATATGCCGCGTATGGATGGCTTTGAATTAGTGCAAAATTTGCGTGTTAAGTATGTAAAATCGGAATTGGTGATCGTGGGTATATCTTCGGAAGGTGACGGCCATTTAACCGCGCGCTTCATTAAAGCGGGCGCTAACGATTTTATTAAAAAGCCCTTTAATCACGAAGAATTCTTCTGCCGTATTACGCACAATGTTGAGCAGGTAGAAATGATCGAGCAAATTCGCGATGCCGCGCGGCGCGATTATTATACCGGTGTATACAACCGCTACTACTTTTTCGAAAAGGGTCTGCAAGACTGGTTGGCCGCACAAGAGAAAAATACCCCTGCTGCATTGGCCGTTATCGATTTGGATAATTTCAAATATGTTAATGAAACCTTCGGCAACGAGGCGGGCGATGCTGTAATGCAGCAAGTAGCCCAGCGGTTAGATCACACGCTAGACCGCTTTTTGGTGGCGCGGGCCGACGGCCAAGAGTTTTATGTTTTGCTCGTAGGCTTGAGTAACGAAAAAGCCTGCGCGTTAATTGAGCGCATGGGGCAGCTGATCTCTAGCGAGCCCGCAGTGTGGGATGGCCATAAAATAGCGGTACGCTTTAGTGCTGGGGTGGCGAGCCGCGTAGAAAAAACAGGCGAAGACGGCTTTGATGAGTTGGTTAATAACGCCTACCAATGCCTGCACCGCGCTAAAGATGCCGGTGGCGACATGATTATTGGCGACGAAGACCCAGCAGATGAAGAGTAA
- the rhlB gene encoding ATP-dependent RNA helicase RhlB, which yields MAAQDAATANTASVETAAVEPAVAAEPAPAVKRRFAEFGLEPQLLRAIDDLGFEHCSPIQAQSLPLSLAGYDVLGKAQTGTGKTAAFLIRVIDDLLKTPPPEERYAGEARALIVAPTRELVIQIAEDAKLLSKYTDLKIHTLVGGMDYQKQRDHLHNEFVDILVATPGRMLDFRERQDVHLDTVELLVIDEADRMLDMGFIPQMRQIVRYTPRKTHRQTLMFSATFTDEVVRLSEQWMHEAKNVEIAPESVATDNVEQHVYMVAGDEKFTLLYNLLNSTGFDSTMVFANRRDECRKLYDYLNAYGVKVGLLSGEIDQNKRVKTLDAFKNGKLNVMVATDVAGRGIHINDVTHVVNYTLPEEPEDYVHRIGRTGRAGSSGSSVSFACEDDSFRLPAIEELLGKKITSEVPPEALLATLPEPQSPLPVQQKRRPQGGGGRGGNGRGRSQSRGRR from the coding sequence ATGGCTGCCCAAGATGCCGCCACTGCAAACACTGCATCCGTTGAAACCGCAGCAGTTGAGCCAGCTGTAGCGGCCGAGCCTGCCCCAGCGGTAAAAAGGCGTTTTGCCGAATTTGGCCTTGAGCCGCAATTGTTGCGCGCTATTGATGATTTAGGGTTTGAGCACTGCTCGCCAATTCAAGCGCAATCGCTACCGCTAAGCCTAGCCGGTTACGATGTACTGGGCAAAGCCCAAACAGGGACGGGGAAAACAGCCGCTTTTTTGATTCGCGTTATTGATGATCTGCTCAAAACACCGCCGCCAGAAGAGCGTTATGCTGGTGAGGCTAGGGCTTTAATTGTGGCCCCTACCCGTGAGTTGGTGATTCAAATTGCCGAAGACGCCAAGCTACTTAGCAAATACACAGACTTAAAAATTCACACGCTTGTTGGTGGTATGGATTACCAAAAGCAGCGCGATCATTTGCATAACGAATTTGTCGATATCCTCGTAGCGACACCCGGGCGCATGCTGGATTTTCGTGAGCGTCAGGATGTCCATCTCGATACTGTCGAATTGTTGGTGATAGACGAAGCCGATCGCATGCTCGACATGGGCTTTATTCCACAAATGCGCCAAATCGTGCGTTACACACCGCGCAAAACCCACCGCCAAACGCTGATGTTTTCGGCCACATTTACCGATGAGGTTGTACGCCTGTCGGAGCAATGGATGCACGAGGCCAAAAATGTAGAGATTGCGCCAGAATCTGTCGCGACCGATAACGTCGAGCAGCACGTGTATATGGTCGCAGGGGACGAGAAGTTCACGCTGCTATACAACTTGCTGAATTCAACGGGGTTTGATTCGACCATGGTGTTTGCAAATCGCCGTGACGAGTGCCGTAAACTTTACGATTACCTGAATGCGTACGGTGTGAAGGTTGGCTTGCTCAGTGGTGAAATCGACCAAAACAAGCGTGTCAAAACCTTAGATGCCTTTAAAAATGGCAAGCTAAATGTAATGGTTGCCACCGATGTAGCCGGCCGTGGGATTCATATTAATGATGTAACCCACGTTGTTAACTATACCCTGCCAGAAGAACCCGAAGATTACGTGCACCGTATTGGCCGCACCGGGCGCGCTGGCAGCAGTGGTAGCTCGGTGAGCTTTGCTTGCGAAGACGACTCTTTTCGTTTGCCGGCTATCGAGGAGTTACTGGGCAAAAAGATTACCAGCGAAGTCCCCCCGGAGGCTTTATTAGCTACACTGCCCGAGCCGCAGAGCCCCTTGCCGGTGCAGCAAAAGCGCCGCCCACAAGGAGGCGGTGGGCGCGGTGGCAATGGTCGTGGTCGCAGTCAGTCTCGCGGCCGCCGTTAA
- a CDS encoding RimK family protein yields MNKTLIVTDEWDLLTNVPEVCAISFEQYLADYPKVNERKTRVINLCDTGLYLSQGYYCSLLAEARQHAVLPSVKTINELREFGNGARATFAPLKKYGLHNTDAALFSQPQLVFFGRSAHPQLSAVSKRLFQQYPTPILRLSLSQEADGITASVERLAINQLNDQEKTRFREELIRYMEGSWLRSPATRTLRWEMGILVNPDEAHPPSDKEAIKRFIKAAAKQGIHAQTITAAQAEQVGQFDALFIRETTAIDHHTYRIATRAEREGVVVIDDPTSILRCCNKVYLHDAFSYNNIPAPRTRIIASANDAQLDEIEALYGYPMVLKMPEGSFSIGVYKVKDRSELKRQVESLLKESALVLVQEYLYTEYDWRIGVLNGRAIYACKYLMARGHWQIYNHGAGQRNISGGFETLPTFEVPKAVLSAALKAANMIGNGLYGVDIKQQGRHVYVIEVNDNPSIDHKVEDAFLGNELYMQVMAEFSRRLEQRGR; encoded by the coding sequence ATGAACAAAACTTTAATTGTTACCGACGAATGGGACCTACTCACCAATGTCCCTGAAGTATGCGCTATTAGCTTCGAGCAATACCTTGCCGACTACCCTAAAGTTAACGAGCGCAAAACCCGCGTTATTAACCTTTGCGATACAGGCTTGTATTTAAGCCAGGGCTATTATTGCTCTTTGCTGGCAGAAGCGCGCCAACACGCGGTGCTGCCCAGCGTTAAAACAATTAACGAATTGCGCGAATTTGGTAATGGCGCACGCGCCACCTTTGCTCCACTTAAAAAGTATGGCCTGCATAATACCGATGCGGCTTTGTTTTCGCAGCCGCAATTAGTTTTTTTTGGCCGCAGTGCACACCCGCAATTAAGCGCTGTTAGCAAGCGCTTATTCCAACAATACCCAACCCCCATTTTGCGCTTAAGCCTTAGCCAAGAAGCCGACGGTATTACTGCATCGGTAGAACGGCTTGCCATTAACCAGCTTAACGATCAAGAAAAAACACGCTTTCGCGAGGAACTCATTCGCTATATGGAAGGCTCTTGGTTACGCTCGCCAGCTACGCGCACCTTGCGCTGGGAAATGGGCATATTAGTTAACCCAGACGAAGCCCACCCACCAAGCGATAAAGAGGCCATAAAACGCTTTATTAAAGCTGCAGCCAAACAAGGGATTCACGCGCAAACCATTACCGCAGCACAGGCAGAGCAAGTAGGCCAATTTGATGCTTTATTTATTCGTGAAACAACAGCCATTGACCACCATACCTACCGCATTGCAACGCGTGCCGAGCGCGAAGGCGTTGTTGTTATCGACGACCCAACATCCATCCTGCGCTGCTGCAATAAAGTGTATCTGCACGATGCTTTTAGCTATAACAACATACCGGCGCCGCGCACCCGTATTATTGCCTCGGCTAATGATGCGCAGCTAGACGAAATTGAAGCACTTTACGGCTACCCGATGGTATTAAAAATGCCTGAAGGGTCGTTTTCGATTGGCGTTTACAAAGTAAAAGATCGCAGCGAATTAAAACGCCAAGTCGAATCGCTACTTAAAGAAAGCGCCCTAGTCTTGGTACAGGAATATTTATATACCGAATACGACTGGCGCATTGGTGTGCTAAATGGCCGCGCAATTTACGCCTGCAAATATTTAATGGCGCGCGGGCACTGGCAAATATACAACCACGGTGCAGGCCAGCGTAATATCTCTGGCGGGTTTGAAACACTGCCTACATTTGAAGTCCCAAAAGCCGTATTAAGCGCCGCGCTAAAAGCGGCCAATATGATTGGCAATGGCTTATACGGTGTAGATATTAAACAACAAGGCAGACACGTCTATGTTATTGAGGTGAACGATAACCCCAGCATTGACCATAAAGTTGAAGATGCCTTTTTAGGCAACGAGCTTTACATGCAGGTAATGGCAGAATTTAGCCGCCGGTTAGAACAACGCGGCCGATAA
- a CDS encoding RMD1 family protein has protein sequence MAEIEFQHDRIELWVLGREFKQPETQQQLLEQYKSCRYKDAMQISLPLGEVWLFDYGVAVFWGVPEHDGLQLRMQLNQMVDEPVNDVKPEQYQFTLDSEATFRIHADRLALNTHEVLARLAVSHAFAQSVKLNGLEEEAQRVILENRALSRTLAASGRIPLSRQQLARRRGLLFETRSDILLHFGLLDTPEFFWDYPELEANYLQVAKYLELVPRTELLNRKLEAIHELLEILASEQNHKHSSFLEWIIIILIAVEIVLFFMH, from the coding sequence GTGGCCGAGATCGAATTTCAGCATGACCGTATTGAGTTGTGGGTATTAGGGCGTGAGTTTAAGCAGCCAGAAACCCAGCAGCAGCTTTTAGAACAATACAAAAGTTGCCGTTATAAAGACGCTATGCAAATCAGTTTACCCTTAGGTGAGGTCTGGCTGTTTGATTATGGCGTCGCGGTTTTTTGGGGTGTACCCGAACATGATGGTTTGCAGCTACGCATGCAATTAAACCAAATGGTTGACGAGCCGGTTAATGATGTTAAGCCAGAGCAATACCAATTTACGCTCGACAGTGAAGCAACTTTTCGCATTCATGCCGATCGCTTAGCGTTAAATACACACGAAGTATTGGCGCGCTTAGCGGTAAGCCATGCGTTTGCGCAATCGGTAAAATTAAACGGTTTAGAGGAAGAGGCACAGCGCGTTATTTTAGAAAACCGAGCACTTTCACGTACCTTGGCTGCATCGGGTCGAATTCCGTTGTCTCGCCAACAGCTGGCCCGCCGGCGCGGTCTATTATTTGAAACCCGCAGTGATATTTTATTGCATTTTGGTTTGCTAGATACGCCAGAGTTTTTTTGGGATTACCCCGAGCTAGAAGCTAACTATTTGCAGGTGGCAAAGTATTTAGAACTTGTGCCTAGAACAGAGCTATTAAATCGAAAGCTAGAAGCCATTCACGAATTGCTCGAAATATTAGCGAGCGAGCAAAACCATAAGCACTCGTCATTTTTAGAATGGATTATTATTATCTTGATTGCGGTTGAGATTGTCTTGTTTTTTATGCACTAA
- a CDS encoding GNAT family N-acetyltransferase/peptidase C39 family protein has product MVIICLAEPADLDALIAIENTCFKHDRLSRRRIKHWLGASNGIFCVAKLNGEVAGYGLVLLHKGTRHARLYSLALLPACRGKGVAKRLVMALEVGAADKGRLFMRLEVAKHNDAAIGLYQQLGYRTFGEYSEYYEDAEDALRMQKRIRHPRESHQVLPAPWYRQTTEFTCGPASLMMAMAGLDVAILPSRSTELDIWREATTIFMTSGHGGCHPIGLALAAHKRGFATACYISTDEPLFVGGVRVEHKKALIADVDADFKSKALKAGLNIHYSALDACALKKFVAQGYAVLVLISTYRLDNKKTPHWVLITAVDERCLYVHDPDLDEEEQSALDCQHVPIALDDFEKMSSYGRDKLRAAVVVHRPVKHKSTER; this is encoded by the coding sequence GTGGTGATTATTTGCCTTGCGGAACCCGCTGATTTAGATGCCTTAATCGCCATCGAAAATACTTGCTTCAAACACGACCGTTTAAGCCGTCGCCGAATTAAACATTGGCTGGGTGCAAGTAATGGCATTTTTTGTGTTGCCAAGTTAAATGGTGAGGTTGCCGGTTACGGCTTGGTATTACTGCATAAAGGCACGCGCCATGCACGGTTATATTCCTTGGCGTTATTGCCCGCATGCCGTGGCAAAGGCGTTGCCAAACGGTTAGTAATGGCGCTGGAAGTGGGCGCCGCCGATAAAGGGCGGTTATTTATGCGCCTTGAAGTAGCCAAGCATAATGATGCCGCTATTGGTTTGTATCAGCAGTTGGGTTACCGCACGTTTGGTGAATACAGCGAATATTACGAAGATGCCGAAGATGCGCTGCGAATGCAAAAGCGCATTCGCCACCCGCGCGAATCTCACCAAGTATTGCCTGCCCCTTGGTATCGCCAAACGACAGAGTTCACTTGTGGGCCAGCATCTTTAATGATGGCAATGGCAGGTCTTGATGTCGCCATATTACCTAGCCGCAGCACCGAGCTTGATATTTGGCGCGAGGCGACCACTATTTTTATGACGTCCGGTCACGGGGGTTGCCACCCTATAGGCCTTGCTTTGGCAGCACATAAACGCGGTTTTGCTACAGCGTGCTACATCAGTACTGACGAACCCTTATTTGTTGGTGGTGTTCGGGTAGAGCATAAAAAAGCGTTAATTGCCGATGTGGATGCAGACTTTAAAAGCAAAGCACTTAAGGCGGGTTTAAATATTCATTACTCGGCGTTGGATGCTTGCGCGCTTAAAAAATTTGTAGCGCAAGGGTATGCGGTATTAGTACTTATTAGTACTTATCGTTTGGATAATAAAAAAACACCGCACTGGGTTTTAATTACGGCTGTTGATGAACGTTGTTTATATGTTCACGACCCGGATTTAGACGAAGAAGAACAATCCGCCCTAGACTGCCAACACGTGCCTATTGCCTTGGATGATTTTGAAAAAATGTCGAGCTACGGCCGCGATAAATTGCGCGCAGCTGTAGTGGTGCATAGGCCTGTAAAACATAAATCTACAGAGCGATAA
- a CDS encoding DegV family protein, which yields MNKTAIVVDSACTLPPRLLEKYNIKRVPISVAINGDEFPDPCDQALSLEFFRSGQLKRKNTVTTEPPSAETFAAVINEAIAEGAEQVFVQTVNRMQGETYNKANEAVSKVRAQLPEGSKVTVRVMDSRTIFSGQALMVAETLRRLLKSQEANIVRRQMDTLSSKIHTYMLPKSPLTALERAQKRGEKAVGWTQAAIANVIGVHPILCIVNDSSYRAATVKGFDKSAAQLFAHARSQLVRGLLSPIIVINYAGPLEALKAMNGFAELEASARDCKVQLVVSVMSLAGGIYASPGSLSLALMAEPHEWQGA from the coding sequence ATGAATAAAACAGCCATCGTGGTTGATTCGGCGTGTACTTTACCGCCACGGTTACTTGAAAAATACAATATTAAGCGCGTTCCCATTTCCGTCGCTATAAATGGTGATGAGTTTCCAGACCCTTGCGATCAGGCGTTATCGCTGGAGTTTTTTCGCTCGGGGCAGCTCAAACGCAAAAATACCGTAACGACGGAGCCGCCCAGCGCAGAGACCTTTGCTGCAGTCATTAATGAGGCCATTGCTGAGGGTGCAGAGCAAGTGTTTGTGCAAACGGTCAACCGCATGCAAGGCGAGACATACAACAAGGCCAACGAGGCTGTTTCTAAGGTGCGCGCGCAATTGCCTGAAGGTAGCAAGGTTACGGTTAGGGTAATGGATAGCCGAACGATTTTTTCGGGCCAAGCCTTAATGGTGGCAGAAACGCTACGGCGTTTATTGAAGTCGCAAGAGGCTAATATAGTGCGCCGCCAAATGGATACCTTATCCAGCAAAATACACACCTATATGCTGCCTAAATCGCCATTAACAGCCTTGGAACGTGCGCAAAAGCGTGGCGAAAAAGCCGTTGGTTGGACGCAAGCCGCAATAGCGAATGTTATTGGTGTGCATCCAATATTATGTATTGTGAATGACAGCAGTTACCGAGCAGCAACGGTAAAAGGTTTTGATAAATCTGCCGCGCAATTGTTTGCGCATGCGCGCTCTCAGTTGGTACGTGGCTTGTTGTCGCCCATTATTGTTATTAATTATGCTGGCCCGCTTGAGGCGCTAAAAGCCATGAATGGCTTTGCCGAATTAGAAGCTTCTGCACGCGACTGCAAGGTGCAGTTAGTGGTAAGCGTAATGAGTTTAGCGGGTGGTATTTATGCCAGCCCAGGCTCTTTAAGTTTGGCGTTAATGGCCGAGCCGCACGAATGGCAGGGCGCCTAA